The following coding sequences are from one Deltaproteobacteria bacterium window:
- a CDS encoding phosphoribosylformylglycinamidine cyclo-ligase: protein MSERDKAYKEAGVDIEAGNAFVSRIKSLVASTYTKGVVNDIGGFGGLFKPSMTMVNEPVLVASTDGVGTKLKLAFLFDKHDSVGIDLVAMSVNDIIVQGARPLFFLDYFATGKLDIDKAEAVIKGIADGCKEAQCALIGGETAEMPDFYADGEYDLSGFCVGMVDNDKIVDGSSIGVGDLVIGLASSGIHSNGYSLVRKLYAQSGLKPDDIFPGTQQTVAEVLLTPTRIYVEAVRNIMRDWEIHGMVHVTGGGFYDNIVRILPKGVTATITFGTWTVPPVFEWLREQGDLSWEEMLQIFNSGIGYIMVVKKNVAKDVVHRLGALKQDAWIIGEIAERNGDEEQVRISF, encoded by the coding sequence GTGTCCGAGAGAGATAAGGCATACAAGGAAGCCGGAGTGGATATTGAAGCCGGGAATGCGTTCGTGTCCCGCATCAAATCCCTGGTGGCCTCCACCTATACCAAGGGCGTGGTCAACGATATCGGTGGATTCGGCGGCCTGTTCAAGCCGTCCATGACCATGGTTAACGAGCCGGTACTGGTGGCCTCCACCGATGGCGTGGGCACGAAACTGAAACTGGCGTTTCTGTTTGACAAGCATGATTCCGTGGGGATCGATCTTGTGGCCATGAGCGTCAACGATATTATCGTTCAGGGAGCGCGCCCCCTGTTTTTTCTCGATTATTTCGCCACGGGCAAGCTGGATATCGACAAGGCCGAGGCGGTCATCAAGGGCATCGCGGACGGGTGCAAGGAAGCGCAATGTGCCTTGATCGGCGGCGAAACCGCCGAGATGCCAGATTTTTACGCCGACGGGGAATACGATCTGTCCGGATTTTGCGTTGGCATGGTCGATAATGATAAAATTGTCGACGGCTCCAGTATCGGCGTGGGCGACCTGGTCATTGGCTTGGCTTCATCCGGTATCCATTCCAATGGGTATTCCCTGGTTCGCAAGCTGTATGCCCAATCCGGCCTTAAGCCCGATGATATTTTTCCCGGTACGCAACAAACCGTGGCCGAGGTGTTGTTGACGCCGACCCGTATTTATGTGGAGGCCGTGCGCAATATCATGCGCGACTGGGAAATCCACGGCATGGTTCATGTCACTGGCGGCGGTTTTTACGACAACATCGTGCGCATCCTGCCCAAGGGCGTGACCGCCACGATCACGTTCGGGACCTGGACCGTTCCGCCGGTCTTTGAATGGCTCCGTGAGCAGGGCGATTTGTCCTGGGAGGAGATGCTGCAGATCTTCAACAGCGGTATCGGCTATATCATGGTGGTCAAGAAGAACGTCGCCAAGGATGTGGTCCACCGGTTGGGGGCCCTGAAACAGGACGCCTGGATCATCGGCGAGATCGCGGAGCGAAACGGTGACGAAGAACAGGTTCGGATCAGTTTTTAA